The Tatumella ptyseos genome segment AAAATACTCGCTTAACGGTGATCAAGACTTCATTCCAAGACGTCGCTGGCTACCGCGAAATCAAAGCGCTCGCGAGGCAGATCCGTGCCGAATACGGCGTCCCCGACCTCTGTATCGAGGCAATGCGTAAAAAGAATCTTAAAACGCTATTATTTGTGAAAACCCTACGCGCTAAGGCGAATTTACAAGCTGTAGGTCTGAAGATGCGTTGTTTTTCCTCTTGTTGTCGTGTGGCATCCCGTATGGATCAGAAATTTCGTGCTCCTGTCCCCATGACCTGGTCTATTTTAATGCGCGAAGCCGGTTTCCCTGTCGTGAATGCTGGTTTTGAATTGCCCATTCCCGCAACAACCTTACAGGAGGTAGAGTCAGAACTTCACGCAATAGGACCTTATATTGCATTAAATTTTGAGGGAAGCGTGGCAGAACGTACCTTTTCACCCGAGGCCGCTGATCAATTGCTTACGCTTATTCAACAGATTACTCACTTACCAATAGTAATAGTGCATAGCCCGAAAATGCGTGAACAGATAAAAAAACGTGTGGCTGAATGGCAAAATGTCTATTGCTTAACGCTCGAGCCTTCTATTCTTCGTACTGCCGCGGTAGTCCGTAATGCTTTTTAACGATTTCTCCTGATACCTCTATCGTCCATATGGCCAGTGCTTACCAAGTTCCTGTTTTAGCCGTGTACTCTAATTTTAAAACCCGCTGGCCACCCATGCAGACTCTCGCTGAAACCGTGGTTGTGGGAAGAGAGATTAGTGAGATCCATGCAGGGGAATTCAGCGAAAAACTGCAACGATTAATTAGCCGAATTTCTGTTTGAATTCCATTCAGCTCGACAAAAAAGAGGTAAACGCGTTAGGCTACCGGCTGCTTACCTTTCAGTGAGTTATCGATACTATGAGTGATGCCCATTTACTGTCTTATGCGATAGCGTTACGAAAAAATAAAAAGCACGATCAAAGCAGAATGAGGCTCTTTTCTTTATTAAAGACCTCCAAGGACAAGGGACCACTCTATCTCCATATTGCGTGGTCCTATGATAATCAAGGACGTGAAGAGCAAGCACTCAAGTACTATCACCAAGCGCTGGGGGAAACCCTTGGTGCAGAAGATGAATTTGAGGCCATATTCGGTTTGGCCTGTACGGCTCGCTGTTTAGGCCGACAGGCCGAGGCGAAAGGGTACTTTGAATCACTTTTACAGCGATACCCTGCGCGCAGTGAGGTGGTGCCTTTTTATGCACTCTGTGCGATGGAATTACAGGAAACTAGTCTGGCAAACCGCTTGCTAATGGAATTAGTCATCTCTCATCCCCCCACCGAAGCGATAGTCGCTTACCAATCGACGTTGGCAAACTATTGGCAAGAATTACACGTCGCCACCAAGCAGAGTGAGGCTAATAACAGTTCTCAGCCGTAAAAATGCTGAAGGGTACTTCACCTTCTTGGTAAGTATCCGGTACGCTAAGATCTTCAAGATACTGGGTCATTAACTTGAGTGCGATATCCGCATGGCGATAGGCATTTTGGTCAATGACGAAAGACAATTGATCCGCCATCAACAACTGTGAAGTGATCGGGTACAATTCATGTGTGAGGTAGGCGCATTTACCTAATAACCGGTAACGAGCAAGTAATCGACTTACCTCAGCATTCACGTCCCCAGTATTATAAAGACCTGCCAACTGCGGTAAGTTTGAAAGGCTATTATCGAGTAGCCTGCTCAATCGTTCACGTTGATCTTCGCCAGCTAATATTGCTCGTATAGTAATATGGGGGCCTCGTTGCTGTAATGCAGATTTAAAACCCGCGATTCGTTGTTGATGAGCAGTATATTCATGTCGGCCAGTTACCAGTAAGACGTCGCCCTGTGCTGGCACGATTTTAGACATTAACAAGCCTGCAGTGCGTCCCGCTTGATATTGGTTGATACCTACATGGCAGAGTCGTTTTGCTTGGCATAAATCTGAAGCAACGGTGATAACGGGTACGCCGCTCGACTGACAGGCATCTATCGCAGCAATAATTTCAGGGTTATCTTGCGCAAAAACGATTATTCCGTCGCGACTTGTTCGACAACGGCTAATATGCTGAGCCACTTTCTCAGGATAGGCTTCTGATAGAAGTGTTCGGTGTAAAGCTATGCGTTGATAGCCCATTAAATCGGCGACTTTACGAAAATCCTCGGCAAGCTTTTGAAAGAAGTAGGTATCGTTAGAGCTTAAGATGACCTCAATCTGCCAAGCTTGACGGTAACTGTCGGGTAAAATACGCTTCAGTCCCGCTAATTTTGCTGCCTGCAAAACTTTCAGCGTCGTATGAGGTGAAACACCCCCTCGTTCATTTAATACTCGATCAACTGTTGCGACTCCTACACCCGCCATGGCGGCAATTTTATCCATCGTCACTTTCTTCATTGTTTGTTCAATCCGTTATTTACTCTACTTCAGTGCGCTAGCTTAATTGCACGCGCCTCGATGCCGGGGTTAATAGCTTAACGTTAAGTGTTAAAAGTACGATTAGTAAATGTTGGCATTAATTTAAATTTGATGGAAAACCCTCAACGATTTTGTATTTCGTCCTGCCAAAAAACACTACTATCGCCATGATCATCCCCGCTATATCGCTTTTTTGGTCCTAACAGGTTAACGCTACTGCTTGATAAGCAGATTAGGTTGTTGGGATATAACAACAGGGGGTGGGCAATTTGAAAAAACTTGAATGACTTTATTGTGTGGCAGGTGAGAACCTTATGAAAAGAAGAGATTTTTTATCCTCTCTCGCCGTACTTGGGGCCAGCGTGCCCTTAGTCAATGCGAAAGAAGTATCAGGCGGCCAACCTTGGGAGCCGGGTGCCATCAGTACTCCTCCGAGTCCTCCTCGACAAGGCGGGCGTCAGTACTTAACTCAACATGAGTTTGATACTGTTGCGATCATTGCCGAACGTTTTATTCCCCATGATGAAATGAGTATTAGTGGTAAAGAAGCAGGCTGCGCAATCTTTATCGATCGCCAACTTGCTGGCGACTTTGGGCAAGCAACCGCATTGTATCGTTTAGGACGATTTGTACCAGGTACCCCTGAGCAGGGACCACAATTTGTCCATACTCCGGCAGAGCGTTATCGGCTGGGATTAGCCGCATTAGATAAAGCGGTTCAACAACGTTATCACACGGACTTTATTTCCCTGACTGACGCGCAACAAGAAACGGTTTTGCGGGCAATGGAAGCGGATGACTTTCCCTTAGGTTCAGAGATCGATACCAAAGCATTTTTTGAACTGTTGTTACAAAATATCCGCGAAGGTTTTCTTTCTGACCCGCTTTACGGTGGCAACAAGGGTATGGCTAGTTGGAAAATGATTGGTTTTCCCGGGGCGCGCTACGATTTTCGCGACCTACTCGATAAGAAAGGGCAAAAACTTAACATTATTCCCACCAGTCTTATTGATAACTCGTTGTAATCATATCCTTTACTCACCGTAATAAGAGTCCAATATGAAAAATAGTCGTCCCAAGGCTGATGTTGCTATCGTCGGCTTAGGTTGGTGCGGTTCGTTGATCGCAGAAGAGCTTACTCGTGCAGGGTTAAACGTTGTCGCTATCGAACGTGGTCCTTGGTTTGAAACTGCTACTGACTTTCCCCCCTCGGTGGACACCGATGAACTACGCTGGGATACTCGTCGCAGTATGTTACTGCCGCCCGCCATCGAAACCACCACTTTTCGTAATAACATTCAGCAAAAAGCCTTACCCAGCCGGGAGTGGAACCTGAATGAACTCGGCTATAATGTTGGCGGTTCTGGCACCCACTGGGCTGGTATGGCCTGGCGCTTTACGCCTTTCGATTTACAACCCTACACCCAAACCGTTCAACGCTACGGTAAAGCAAAAATCAAACCCGGTATGATCTTACAAGACTGGGGCGTGACCTATGAAGAGCTAGAGCCATTTTACGATCGCTTTGAGAAGATTGCTGGGGTATCGGGGAAAGCAGGGCGTTTAAAGGGAAAAATAATCGAGGGCGGTAATCCGTTTGAAGGTGACCGTTCTAGCGAATACCCTCTACCACCATTAGAAGGAATGCGTTTAACCGATATTTTTAGAGATGCCGCTAAATCACTAGGTCAACATCCTTTTATGGTTCCAGCAGGTCAAGCTTCTCGGGCCTATGTTAATCCTCTTGGTGTGAGAATGGGGCCTTGTACCTACTGTGGTTACTGTCTTTACTACGGCTGCGGCAATTTCTCGAAATCTAGCCCGAATGCCTGCGTCATTCCCGCCTTGATGCAGAGGGACAATTTTACCGTCTTAACTGATTCAGCAGTGGTAAGAGTTAACAAAGCGCATGACGGCAAAACAGTGACTGGTGTTACCTATATCGACAAAAATAAACAAGAGTGGGAGCAGCCTGCTGATATTGTGATCCTATCCGCATTTCAAATGCAAAATGTGCGTTTGTTACTGCTGTCCAAAATTGGTCGCCCTTATGACCCCATCACTAAAAATGGGGTAGTTGGTCGTGCCTATAGTTTTCAAACCGTTTCCGGTGCAAGCCTATTTTTCGAGGATGAACACCTTAATCAATTTATTGGCGCAGGGGCGTTATCACAACAGGTCGACGACTTTAATGGCGATAACTTCGATCATAGTGACCTCGACTTTATTGGTGGGGCGGGTATTTTAGTGGTAGCTCGCGGCGCAAGGCCTATTGGCAATGCGGACGCACTCCCGCCGGGGAGTCCACGCTGGGGAAAAGGCTGGAAACAGGCTTACACACATGCGTTTCAAAATGGCACCTTTATTTTCGGCCAAGGTACCAGCTATTCTCATGAAGACTACTATCTCGATTTAGACCCGGAATATACTGATCATTACGGTGATCCACTGTTACGAGTAACCTTTGATTACCATGAAAACGATCGCAACTCAGCGAAATTCATTGAAGAGAAAAGCGTTGAATTAGGCAAAGCAATGGGTGCCAAGATTGTGATTGGGACAAACTCTGCCTCGGGGCATTACTCTCCTTATAATTTCGCCAGTGACCACACTATAGGTGGTGCCGTGATGGGAGAAGATCCTGCGACAAGTGTACTAAACCGATATCAACAATCGTGGGATACCCATAATCTCTTCGTTTTAGGTGCATCTTCCTTTCCCAATAATGCTGGCTACAACCCCACAGGCACCATTGGCGCACTGAGCCTATGGACTGCTAAAGCGATCCTTGAACAGTATTTAAAAAATCCTGGTCCTTTGGTGAAGGTGTGAAATGAAAATTAAAGCGATTGTTGGGAGTTTGGCTATTGTAGGCGCTGCCATCGGCGGCACGCTCTTGTATGTCAACGGAAATACCCATACAGATAATGTTGCCGATTCAGTGGTTCCTCTTTATCAACAGGCAAAAGAGAGTGATCCCGCGGCGATCGAACGGGGACGTTATATAGCGATAGCGGGGGATTGTGTTGCTTGTCATACTGCACCGGGGAGTCGAGACGCTTTCGCAGGAGGTTATGCGATTAAAACGCCTTTTGGAGGAATTTACACCAGTAATATCACCCCTGACAGAGAGACAGGAATCGGAGATTGGACGGAGCGTGATTTCTATCGCGCCGTTCGTCACGGTAAAGGTATTAAGGGAGAAAATTTGTATCCTGCTATGCCTTATAACGCTTACGTTCAAGTCAGTGATCAAGATATGCATGATCTCTGGTTATATATGCGTACTGTTAAACCTATCCACAATGCTGTTCCCGAAACACAGCTTCCTTTCCCTTATAATATTCGTTTGGCAATGATGGGGTGGAACTTACTGTTCTTTAGTAATAAAGGTTTCGAGGCCGATCCCACACGTTCAGCACAATGGAATCGTGGGGCATATTTGGTGCGAGGATTAGAGCATTGTGCCTCCTGCCATACACCGAAGAATGCTTTAGGTGGTGATAGCAATAAGACCCTACAGGGAGGAAATATTGGCGATTGGTTTGCACCAGATATTACGAATAATAAGTATACAGGGATTGGCCGCTGGACCCCCGAGCAGATTGTACAATATCTCAAAGAGGGGAGTAATCATGTTGCCGTAGCATCCGGACCGATGGCTGAGGCAGTGACTAACTCTACTCAATATCTAACAGATGATGATCTGCAAGCCATTGCGACTTATCTAAGCACTCATCCAGGCTCTGCAACACGCTCACCACAGGCTGTTAGTGGGGGAGAAATGATGCGGCAGGGTGAGCAAGTGTATGCTGTAAACTGTACCGCTTGTCACAATAGTGATGGAAAAGGCATTCCGCATTTGGCTGCGAGTTTAGCGGATAACCCAGCCATCATGGCAGCTGATCCCACCTCATTACTGACAACAATCCTTGAAGGGGGGCGCGGAGCGGTTACCCACGCCAATCCAACTAGCGGAGCGATGCCTAGTTTTGCTTGGAAATTATCCGATCAACAAGCGGCTACCGTGGCAACCTATATCCGTAATAGTTGGGGAAATGCCGCTAATCCCGTCACGGTAAAAGAGGTTAGCGCAAGAAGAGAAGCACTCAAGCTTCCTTCACAAATGCCGGCACAGTAATCACTTCCAGCTTATCACAATCAGCAGCGCTAATAGTCGATATCAGCAATGCTGATTGTTCTTCTCTCTCGTATATACCAAAAGTATGGCATGGCATGCCCGCCGCCATCAGGCTCCTGCTCATCGTTGGTTACGCGCCTTGTGTGTAAAAGTTAGCCAACAGGGTGACATTTCTGCCTCTAACTGATAAATTATCTATTCAAAAAGCTATTCATAAATCTATTCAAAAGAGGGCATGTTGATGGGAGAGCGTACTGAAGCTATACGCCTACAGCTTCAACAATCACCGATGACAGCAAGACAACTTGCTGAAAAGATTGAAGTTAGTCAGCCGACGCTTTCGCGTGCGCTTAAAGTGATGGAAAGCGATATCATTAAAATAGGTGCGGGACCTTCTATTCATTATGCACTGAAACACCCTTATCGCGGCTTTCGCGATGCCCCGATATATCGAATATCTGAATCAGGCAAAATAAAATGCTTGGGCGTGATGATCCCAGTCTATCCCAGCGGCTTTGCGATGTGTCAGACTGATGGCATCGTTCTTCATAGCGATGGTTTACCTTGGTGGCTATTTGATATGCGTCCGCAGGGGTATCTTGGCCGAGCCTTTGCAAGTGCCTTTTCATCAGAATTGGGGATATCTTCGAATCCAGAAAATTGGCAAGACGACGATGTCATCAGAGCCTTGTTAACTCATGGGCAAGATAGCGTGGGTAACTTACTCATTGGTGAAAAGGCGAAAGAACAATTTTTAGCGATGCCAACCCCGACGCCAATAGACCCTGTCCAACATTATCCTCAGCTTGCATTGTCCTCCAGCTTAGGTGAAGTACCTGGTTCGTCGGCAGGGGGCGAACAACCCAAGTTTTGTACTTTTAGTGCTCGCGGCCATGTTCTGGTGAAGTTCACCGCACGCGAAGATAACCCTGTCAGTGAAAGGTGGCGCGATTTACTCTTGGCAGAACATCTAGCCTTGCAAGTACTTGGCGTTGATACAACTATAATGGATTTAGGCAGTCAACGTTTTCTCGAAATTCCTCGTTTTGACCGCAAAGATGCATTAGGGCGAATAGGTATTTTTTCATTGCGTGCATTAGAAGCAGAATTTATCGGTAAAGCCCGCGAACCTTGGCCAAGTTTAGTAAAATGGCTCGCCGCTCAGCAGCATGTCGTTCCGGAAGCCGTTCAAAAAGCGGCAACCTTGTGGGCATATGGCATATTGATCGGTAATACCGATATGCATCATGGTAATTTATCTTTTATTAGTGATCAGGGGCGACCATATCAGTTAGCACCTGCCTACGATATGCTACCGATGGGCTTTGCGCCAAAATCCGGTGGTGAGAGAGTCAATACATTACGACCGGCAACGTTACTCGATGTGATCGATGAACAGTGTTGGCATCGGGCGTTAGCGATGGCTGAAGAGTTCTATCAACTGGCCCGAGCCTCTAATGACTTCTCGGCAAGTTTTGCGCCTTGCCTAGAGGCATTAAAAGCGCATTTAACGGATGCCCGCCAGCGTATTGAGCGACTGGGATGAGGGAGGTGAGTCGCGCTTTGTTGACTAGGATAGCGTCGTGCCTTGCAGAAATCTGAAAATTGTTTAAGTCAGTCAGCCCTTAATTCGGCTGATACAAGACAGGATTTTTTTCGTGTAAAGGTTATAACACTACTCAGCAAGCTAGCGGCAATGGTTGCGAGAGGGAGTATCTGTACTCTACCAGAAGTGAATTATTCATCATTGCCTATCCGTTCTCGTTGAGTGTCTTCCCACGACATTCACCGCTACAATGTCGCGGGTACACCGCTTCTGAACGCTTTCTTTGAAACTAGACTCGTTAAAAATAACGTTCTCCCGCTATCGGACAAAATTGTCAGGGTTGTAGAAGGGTTTATTTTTTTAAATAGAGCTCCAGCTCGTTAATAATGCAATCAGGTTCTTCTCGCAGAGGCATGTTGTCTATGTCCAGAACCCCATCAATTTTTTGTTCATTATCTGCGTTAAGGTCTGCAAACAGTGGGGTAAGGTCATGTTGTGCTTCGCCTCGCTCAGCAACCAGTTCGAACGTTTTAGATTTTGCCTCATCGTTAGTCAGAGCGCTGACTAAAACTTGGGCGATTTGCTGTCGGGATATCACACCATCTTCTGGTGTTCCCGCATGACGACGATCACCCTGCAGCATAACGATTCTGTGTTCATCATCATTGTTATAATCAAACCAGCCGGGCCTGACGATGGTATAGGGATGACCACTTGCTCTTACCAGACGCTCTGAACGTCTTTTCCAGTCATGGGCCTCAGTGCGTTGATTCCAAGCGCTGAGTCGTTCAGTCACGCCAATCGTAGTCATCAGGCCGATACGAACAGGTGTATCCTTGAATATCCGTAAGATATTACGCACTCCGCCGTAATCTATCGCCCTAGCACCAATACGGCCTTGGCCATCGGAACCAAGCGTAAAGATGATGGCGTCAATGTCTTTCGGTAATTCAGTGAGTGTTTCAGGCATTGAAACATCACCGTAAAATACATCTGTTCCCAGAGGAAGTAATTTTACCTTACGCTTATTTCTGACCAGCGCCACAGGCTGGTGACCCATTTCGATAGCACTATTCACAACATGAAGACCAATACTTCCGGTCGCCCCTGCAACGAGTATTTTCATGACAAACCTTGTGATAATTCAGATTTATTCCGAGGTAGTCAGCATATCAATTATCATTTTTGTCAGTAATAGGGCTAAAATGATTGTGTCTATGAACACCCTTCATTAGTGTGCGATGAAGGGAATGCCTGCGTAAGGAAATCGCCGATGCTGAAAGAAAACTTCAACGAACTGCAAATCTTCATGGTGGTGGCAAGGGAGCGAAGTTTTACCAAAGCAGCGGGTAAACTGGGTGTCTCTCAGTCTGCACTCAGCCACGCGATAAAGGCCTTAGAGGAGAGACTAAATATCCGCCTCTTAACCCGCACCACCCGAAGCGTTGCCCCGACGGAAGCCGGTGAGCGAATTATTGCCTGTCTTGAACCCCGTATTGCCGAACTTGAACAGAAACTGGAATCTTTGGTTCAGCTGAACGGCACCGCCTCCGGTAATATCCGATTATCTGCTGGGGAGCATGCCGCGCGAAGCTTGGTGTGGCCGAAGCTTAAACCCTTCCTCAGGGAATACCCCGAAATCAATCTCGAACTGGTGGTTGATAACGGGTTTGTCGATATTGTTGAGGGGCGTTTTGATGCTGGGATCCGCCTAGGCGAAAGCGTGGATAAGGACATGATTGCGGTAAGAATTGGTCCGGACATTAAAATGGCTTTGGTGGGAGCACCGTCTTATTTCTCTACGAACCCTGAACCACAAACGCCGCATGAGCTACAAAATCATCGGTGTATTAATATGCGCCTACCGACAGCCGGCGGGCTTTATCACTGGGAGTTTGAGAAGGAAGGGAAACCGTTAAGGGTCAGAGTGGAAGGGCAGGTCACGTTTAATCTGCTGGCAGAAAGGATTGATGCGGCGTTATCCGGTTTTGGCATCGCTTGCATACCTGAAGACAGAGTGCAGGGTTACATAAAGTCAGGAGAGCTTATTCAGGTTCTGCAGGACTGGTCGCCATCTTTTCCCGGATATTACCTCTACTATCCGAGCCGCAAGCAGCATCCGCCCGCTTTCGCGCTAATGATCGATGCACTTCGCTACCAGGAATAACGGGTCCACCAACCTCAGTGGACCCGTCTGAACATTAGCGGCCTACGCGGGCCTGATGCTCAGGTGAGTAACGTTCGCCGACGATTTTAATCGTTTCTAGTGCCTGAGTTATTTGCCGTAAGTCATCCTGCGAAAGAACGATGTCGGCAGCTTCCAGGTTTTCCTCCAGCCGATGTAATTTGCTTGTACCAGGAATAGGAGCGATCCAAGGCTTTTGTGCCAGCAACCATGCCAGCGCGATTTGAGCAGACGTCACGCCTTTCTCTACCGCCAGTTCACCCAGCAATGAGACCAGCTTTTCATTAGCTTCAATCGCCTGCTTAGTAAAACGCGGTACAGTGCTGCGATAATCATCTTTCCCAAAAGTTGTTCCTGGTCTAATCGAGCCGGTCAAAAAGCCTTTGCCTAATGGGCTGAAGGGCACAAAACCAATACCCAGTTCCTCCAGTAACGGCAGGATCTCCTGCTCAGGCTCGCGCCACCACATGGAGTATTCGCTTTGCAGCGCAGTAACCGGTTGTACGGCATGCGCACGACGGATGGTTTGCGCACCCGCCTCAGACAGACCGAAATGTTTGACTTTGCCTTCAGCGATTAGGTCTTTCACGGTTCCCGCAACGTCTTCAATTGGGACCTCCGGATCGACACGATGCTGATACAGCAGATCAATAACATCAGTCTTGAGACGTCGTAATGAGCCTTCCACTGCTTCACGGATATGCTCTGGACGGCTGTTTAAAATCTGCTGCTTGTTGTCGTCGCCAAAAGTGAAACCAAACTTGGTAGCGATAATCACACGGTCACGAAATGGTTTTAAGGCTTCGCCGACAACCTCTTCATTAAGGAAAGGGCCATACACTTCAGCGGTATCAAAGAAGGTAACGCCACGTTCAACCGCTGCGCGAATGAGCTCAATAGCCTGATGAGCATCGGTCGCCGGGCCATAGCCATGGCTTAATCCCATGCAGCCGAGCCCAAGGGAGGAGACTTCGAGTCGAGATTGACCAAGATAACGTTTTTGCATTAAATGAATACCTCTTTTATCGACTTAAACATCAAGTTTTCGGCCAGTCAGCCATTCCACCATCGCCGGATCACGGTGAGAAAAGAAAGCGCTGGTTGCGGTATCGAGGGCAGCAATCTGCAGCATATCTTCAGGGCTGAGTTCAAAATCGAGAATATTGATATTCTCAACCATGCGTTCTTTGCGCACAGACTTCGCCAGTGAAATAATGCCACGCTGGAAGATCCAACGCAGTGCAACTTGGCCTACGCTTTTGCCGTACTTCTGGCCGATTGCTGTTAACACGGGATGTTGAAATAGGCCATTTTTACCCTCAGCAAACGGTGCCCAGGCCTCCGGCTGAATGCAATGGCTTTGATTCCATGGAACCGATTGCAGCTGCTGATTGAAGGGATTAACTTCAATCTGGTTCACCGCAGGGGTAACTTTGTTGAAGGCGATAAGGTCGGCCAGACGATCAGGATGGAAATTACTGACACCAATGGCGCGAATTTTTCCTGCCTGGTGCAGTTCTTCCATGGCGCGCCATGCCCCATGGACATCGCCATAAGGCTGGTGAATTAGATACAGGTCGACGTAATCAAGTTGTAGCCGGTTAAGGGAGCGTTCGAACTGGGCTTTGCAGCCTTCGTAATTAGTATCCTGTAGCCATAGTTTGGTCGTAACAAAAAGTTCGTTACGCGCGATACCAGTCTGTTTAAGTGCGTTACCCACTTGTGTTTCATTCTGGTAAGACGCCGCGGTATCAATCAGGCGGTATCCCGTGTCGATGGCATCAATAACGGCTCTTTCGCATTCAGCGGCATCAGACATCTGAAACACACCAAAGCCCAGCAGGGGCATTTCAATACCGTTGTTCAGTTTTACAGTTTGCATGACCTTATCCTTCAGCTGTTGTGTTGAAAAAAAGCATAGCGCAAACTGATTTATTCAATTAGATAGGGTGATCAGCTAGGGTTTATTAGGTTTTTTCATTAATTTAGATGAGGGCTGGTTAGGCTTGTATCAGAGATGGATCTGTAATGATATTTCATATCCTAAGATGGGATGCTACTCAAGGACGTGGTTTGTTGCTTCTAGTTGCATTCACTCATCAGCGATTTCTCCAGCCAACATTTAGTGAGGGTGTAAAAAAACAGATACTCGGCAAGAGCCTTTCTCTTTTGGGATCCAGATAAAACGCCTCCTTCTCTGAGTTATAGGGAAGGGCGGCTATACCTGGACGAAAATGTCATCTGGGATCAATAGTTAGATTTTATCTTTATCTTGACGAGCAGTGCCATCCTTCAAAAGTACGAGAAAAAGTGAGTAGAGAGGATTTGTATGTTTGTCAGTTTACCAGGTTAATCTGGTGAGGTTTAACAGGCCACACATCGAGAGTTGAGATACTTAAGGAATCGGCCAAGATTTCTGGCATGGTTAACGTAGGTGGATGTATTGGCTCCGCAAAGTCCATAATAGACGAAGCCCATAGCGATTATGTTAGGCTCGTCACTCAAGTGCTGCTTACCGAACAGGTAGGTAAAAAAGTCATTAAACTGTCCGATGAAATAGGAAAGATTGTAGCCGGGCCGGGTCAAATGTACGTTTGTACTTCTTATAGTGATAGACGTAAACGAAACGCCGCCAACACAAAATATTGCTCAGTCCATCCATTCCTTAAATTGTGACGAACATGATAGGTAGGGTAGTCACATTATCAACGATAAAATGAATTCTTTGTTTGTTCCTAGGCCACGTAATTTTTGCATTGTTAAGTCATCGCACGTCTGTAATGAAATTTAGGCCACTGACTGATTCATAGGTGAGTGGCTGAAAGAGGAATACTCATGAACTTCCACAATTTAACATAATATACATTATGCGCACCAAGATAAGTTTACGCCTAATATCTAAATTTTCATAAAGCCTTGGGTTTACTCATACCTCCAGCTCGTCTGCGTCTGCAAGCCCTGGAGATATTAGGTATTGGCCCACTAGTAATAGATGGTGTACGTAATAGCACTACTTATGGTAATTTAGAATAATTAAAT includes the following:
- a CDS encoding aldo/keto reductase, producing MQTVKLNNGIEMPLLGFGVFQMSDAAECERAVIDAIDTGYRLIDTAASYQNETQVGNALKQTGIARNELFVTTKLWLQDTNYEGCKAQFERSLNRLQLDYVDLYLIHQPYGDVHGAWRAMEELHQAGKIRAIGVSNFHPDRLADLIAFNKVTPAVNQIEVNPFNQQLQSVPWNQSHCIQPEAWAPFAEGKNGLFQHPVLTAIGQKYGKSVGQVALRWIFQRGIISLAKSVRKERMVENINILDFELSPEDMLQIAALDTATSAFFSHRDPAMVEWLTGRKLDV
- a CDS encoding LysR family transcriptional regulator; this encodes MLKENFNELQIFMVVARERSFTKAAGKLGVSQSALSHAIKALEERLNIRLLTRTTRSVAPTEAGERIIACLEPRIAELEQKLESLVQLNGTASGNIRLSAGEHAARSLVWPKLKPFLREYPEINLELVVDNGFVDIVEGRFDAGIRLGESVDKDMIAVRIGPDIKMALVGAPSYFSTNPEPQTPHELQNHRCINMRLPTAGGLYHWEFEKEGKPLRVRVEGQVTFNLLAERIDAALSGFGIACIPEDRVQGYIKSGELIQVLQDWSPSFPGYYLYYPSRKQHPPAFALMIDALRYQE
- a CDS encoding SDR family oxidoreductase, whose product is MKILVAGATGSIGLHVVNSAIEMGHQPVALVRNKRKVKLLPLGTDVFYGDVSMPETLTELPKDIDAIIFTLGSDGQGRIGARAIDYGGVRNILRIFKDTPVRIGLMTTIGVTERLSAWNQRTEAHDWKRRSERLVRASGHPYTIVRPGWFDYNNDDEHRIVMLQGDRRHAGTPEDGVISRQQIAQVLVSALTNDEAKSKTFELVAERGEAQHDLTPLFADLNADNEQKIDGVLDIDNMPLREEPDCIINELELYLKK
- a CDS encoding aldo/keto reductase, producing the protein MQKRYLGQSRLEVSSLGLGCMGLSHGYGPATDAHQAIELIRAAVERGVTFFDTAEVYGPFLNEEVVGEALKPFRDRVIIATKFGFTFGDDNKQQILNSRPEHIREAVEGSLRRLKTDVIDLLYQHRVDPEVPIEDVAGTVKDLIAEGKVKHFGLSEAGAQTIRRAHAVQPVTALQSEYSMWWREPEQEILPLLEELGIGFVPFSPLGKGFLTGSIRPGTTFGKDDYRSTVPRFTKQAIEANEKLVSLLGELAVEKGVTSAQIALAWLLAQKPWIAPIPGTSKLHRLEENLEAADIVLSQDDLRQITQALETIKIVGERYSPEHQARVGR